Below is a window of Picosynechococcus sp. PCC 7002 DNA.
GCCTGTTGAGCATTGCGCGCGCCGACGATGGCATTGGTTTGGGGCTGCCGAATCAGCCAGGCGATCGCCAGTTGAGCCAAGGTGCAATTCTTTGTCGTGGCGATCGGTTTCAGGAGTCCGAGGGCCGTTTGTACCCGTTGGTAATTTTCCGGGTCAGCATAAAGACGGTTGTGGGAGCGGTGATCCCCCGCCGCAAACTGGTGATCGGGGCCAAATTTCCCCGTCAGTAGACCCTGGGCCAAGGAAGAATAGGCGAGGATCGAAATCTGCTGGGCCGCACAGAAAGGTTGAATTTCCCGTTCAATGGCCCGCCAAAATAAAGAATAGGGCGGTTGAATGCTATCGATTTGGCCGTGTTCCATCGCTTCCTGGAGTTGCGCCAAGGAAAAATTAGACACACCAATAGCGCGAATTTTGCCCTGTTCTTTCAATTGATTCAGAGCGGCCATGGTTTCAGCGATGGGCACCAGGTCAGAATTCCACGTTCCCGCTGGCCAGTGGATTTGGTACAGATCGATGTAGTCTGTCTGGAGTCTGTTGAGGGAATTTTCGCAGGCGGTGATCACCTGGTCGTGGTGGAGGTGATTGGCAAAGACTTTCGTTAATAGGGTCACTTGATCCCGTTGGGGGGCGATCGCCTCGGCGACCCGACGTTCAGAATCCCCATCGCCATAAATTTCAGCGGTATCGATGGTCGTAATGCCTGCATCTACGGCGGCACGGATCCCGGCCACAATTTCTTGGTCGTCAATATCCGCCCAATTGCGCTTGCCCGCTTGCCAAGTACCGAGAATAATCGGGGTGATTTGGACGGCACTTTGGCCTAGTTGTCTTGTTTTCATAAGCTCGTTTTTCTGGCGGGTCATTGGTTCCACTGTAGCTTGTTCCGCTGGGGAATTAATCTACTCCGTCAGATTCGATAAGCTGGGGGAGCAAGGGTTGGAGGAAAATAAACATGACCATCCAGGAACGTTTGATTTGGTTGCAGGAGCGCACCAGCCTCGGTTGTCTGTCGCTGGAAACCCTAGGGGCGATCGCCACGGCACTCCAAAGGCAAACCCTCCCTCCCCAACAGACCCTCAGCGAGATCGACCAACATCCCCAAGGTTTATACATTTTGATTTCCGGGGAGGTGATCAGCCACAACAGCGCGGCTGCACCAGAGACCAACCCCCTAACCAGAGGCAGTACGATCAATCTGCGGCCTTTACTCCTTAATGAAGCTTCCCAAGAGGCGATCGCCACCGTCACCGCCACAGAAATGTGGTTTATGCCGCGCCAACAGTGGCAAGACCTGATCCAAAACTATCCTGAAATTACCCAGGCCTTTTCCCAGGATCTCGCCCAGGAGCTGGCAGAAGTCGCCCAAGCCCTCCAACAGGAACAGCAACAACAGGAAATTTTGCGCCCCTACCTCGTCACCAAAGCGAAACGGGGGGTTGTGGGGAAAAGTCGCTACGCTAAACGCCTGCGGCAACAAATTCGTGAGGCGGGTACTCATGATCGATCCATTTACATTTTTGGGGAACCGGGTTTAGAAAAAGATAATTTAGCCGCCCTGATCCACTACGGTTCGCCCCGACGCCGACAGCCGATTATTAAAATCGATTGCAGTATTCTCCAAAAAAGTGGTGCTGAACTCTTTGGCCGCACCGATGGCAAAAAAGGTCTCTTGGCATGGCTGGGAAAAGGCACCCTAATTCTCAACAAAATTGAAGAATTGCCCCCGGAACTGATCGATAAAGTCGCCACGTTAATCGAAACCCAGACCTATACCCCCATCAGTCGCCCCGGTGATCCAGAACCTGTCCCCCAACAAACGGCGGCAAAATTGGTGGCGATCGCCGAACGACAACTTCCTGCTGTGGCCCGCCATTTTTCCGAAACGATCAAGGTGCCACCGCTGCGGGTTCGCAAAGCAGATCTAGCGGCCCAGGTGGAATATTACACCAGCTTATTTTGCCGGGCGAAGGGCCTCGATAAACCGACCCTCACCCCCGAAGCCCTCCGTCGTCTCCAGTCCTACGACTTTCCGAACAATATCCGCGAGTTGCAAAACTTGGTAGAACGGGCCATTGTCCAATCGGATCAGGGGTCGATGCTCACCGAAGAAATTTTTTGGTCAGCCCAGGGGAAACAAAAACGATTTCGCCTCAATTTACTCAATGCCTACCCTGCCTTCCGGCGTTTTCTCCGGAGCCCTTGGTGGCCCGACCGCATTAACTATGGTTTTACGGCGATCGCCTTTCCATTAATTATTGCTGTTCTATTTCTCGCCCCCCAAACCCGCGACCAAAACTTTGCGTTGAATTTCTTTTGGGCTTGGTGGTGGCCCCTGGTGCTTCTCGCTTTTCCCTTTGTCGGTCGTCTTTGGTGTGCCGTTTGTCCGTTTATGATCTACGGGGAAATTACCCAGAAAATCACCACCGAACTCCTAAAGCGCGACCTCAAACCCTGGCCGCGTCAGCAGGCAGAAAAATGGGGCGGTTGGTTTCTCTTTGGCTTATTTGCCCTGATTTTCCTCTGGGAAGAACTGTGGGATTTACAAAATACGGCTTATCTTTCGGCTTGGTTGCTGATTATTATTACTGCCGGGGCGATGATCTGCTCGGCGATCTTTGAGCGGCGGTTTTGGTGTCGCTATCTTTGTCCCATCGGCGGCATGAATGGCCTCTTTGCGAAACTCTCGATGACGGAGTTGCGGGCGCAACAGGGCACTTGTTCGGCGGAATGTAGCACCTATCAATGCTATAAAGGCGGCCCCCAAAAGGGTGAAGGCTTAGAAACAGCAGGCTGTCCCCTCTATTCCCACCCGGCCCAACTGGAGGACAACCGCGATTGTGTACTGTGCATGACCTGTCTTAAGGCTTGTCCCCATCGATCAGTAGCGGTAAATCTACGCCCCCCAGCCATTGAACTGTGGACAACCCACCGCCCCCGCACCTATGAAGTCGCTCTTTTACTATTACTCCTGGGGGGAATCTTTCTCCATCGGCTGCCAGAAATTAACCAAATCCTGGGTTTAAATTTAGACCTCAGTCAATTTTGGCCCCACCTGGGATTGGCGATCGCCGCCTTGGGAGTACCCGCTGGAGTAGTCCTATTAACAGGGGCTGTGGTGCAATTTTTAAACTCTCCCCCCAAGGCAAAACCCTTTTTACAACTGGCCTATGGTTATCTACCCTTGGTTTTGGGGGGGAGCCTCGCCCATTATCTCCGTCTCGGTTTAGGGGAAGCCGGTCAAATTTTACCCGTAACCATGGCCACCTTCGGTCTCCAGGGCAGCACCTTGCCGATTGTTGTCGCCCATCCCGCCGTGATTGCCTTTCTCCAGGGTTCAACCCTCGTCTTCGGGACGCTCTGTACTTTTGTGCTCACGAAAAAAATGAGTAAACAATCCTGGCGATCGCTGTTGCCCCAGTACCTAACAAGTCTCGGTCTCGCCTGGGCGATGGCTCAGATTATTGTCGGTTTGTAACAGATTTTTGTTACAAAACCCCAGGGCTTAACACCATTTTTTCAACCGTTATTGCTCTACCCCGATCCCCTGAAAGGATTGGGGTTACTACTGTTTGGGGCAAATAGGACTTTGATGGCTCACACCCCAGAAAAATATTTTTTCGTCAATAACTTGCAATATTTGTTTACATTTTGTTATATTTATTCATGTAAGCAAGCACGAGGTTCCCTCAATGGCTACTGGTTATACTTCCAACGAATTCGGTCAACTCAACAGCTTTGCAATCGAGCCTGAAGTCTACGTTGATACAGAACATACCGCCGGCTGGACAGCCTACGCCGAAAAGTTAAATGGCCGCCTGGCAATGATTGGTTTTGTGGCGCTCATCGCAACGGAATTGATTGGTGGCGATACCCTGATCAATCTCTTGTTCCAACTCTAATTTTTTAGTTTTTTCCCAGTTATTTGTCGTTTTACGAGGCTAGTTGCAATGTTTGGTTCCCTGGTTATCTTGATTCGCAAAGTCATGGGTACAGCCCGTTTTAACAAAACTCGTGGTAAGGTCATTGGTCTTCATTGCAAGACAATCACCAACTTTTGCAACACCGTCGGCCTCGACGCAAAAACGCGACAAAATCTAATTCGCCTCGCGAAATCCAATGGCCACCGCCTAGGTTTCATGGCCTAAACTCCGTTGCATTCTTAGGTACTCACTATGTCCCGTCAACCAATCACCAAAAAACAAACCCCAGCTTCTCAAAATGCGGGTATTGTTGCGATTCTCTTTTTCCTAGCTGGTGCGCCCCACATCTACAGTTTTCTCAAACGACGTTCCCAGCAGGGGGCAAGTCTTGGGGCCTTAGGGATGAAGATCTTAGGGTTGCTCGGGACGGGTACCATCGGGGCGATCGCCGTGAATGCCTTCTAGGGTTATCTGTAATTTTCTACAAGTTTGTCCAAGTTTTATTCTCCTCTACACGAGCAATCGTGATCATCAACTCTAAAACTCCGGTGGGATGGGGTTTTAGAGTTTTTTATGGGAGAGATTAAAAGGCGTTCTCAATGAATATGGAGAGTTATGCCTTGAACTGGGCGATCGCCTTTTGCACCGCACTTTGAAACTCATGCCAGGACTTCTGACAGCCTTCAGCCAGTTCTTGCCAGGCATTATCTGTGCTGTGTTTTAGGTGATTGACCTGTTCTTGCAACTTAACTTTTTGGGATTCGAGGGTGGCAATGTTCGCCTCAAAAGCAGATCTCGCTTCCGCCTTGGCAAGATTAGCTTGGAGCTTTAATTCATCGATATTCCGAGAGGCTTCGTCAATTTGCTGATGTAGCTGGGTGACTAGCTCGTCTTTGTTGCTGGGTAAATTCATCGTTTTCTCCTCTTGTTCGACTTCGCTTCAATTGTTGATCAAGGCTGGGTAAACAAAGTCCGCTTATTTGCTGAAATTTGTTCCGTCGTGGTCAGATAGCGCTGTGCAGATCGCTCCACACTAAATCAAGTATAGAAAAAATATTGAAGTTTTTGGTTGTTCTGAGCCAAATTTTCATGTCAGGCTGATTCGTTTTAAATATGACTCCAGAAAGTGCGCCGGGCCTGTATTTTTCCTAGGGGTTGATTGTTTCGTTGTAGGGGAGAAATTCATAAAAAATCGATAAATTCAGGTTAACAACTTGTCATCGAAGTCTTCAATGAGCCAGGAAATAGCCTTAAGAAATCTTAATCTTGTCTTTCGGGTTTTTGTCGGCAATTGCCTTGCGGCTTTCGAATTTATGTCACAAAAAATGTAACCATCGTTGAGGCCAGAAAAATCCTGTTTAAGCTGGGGGCATTAGTAAACGAGAAAAACTTTTTTGGCTTGGGATCGTCGGTGTAAATAAATCTCCGAATTTTAAATCTGTTGAAGTCAGAAGGTTATCGGCAAAGGTGTGATGATGAACAAAAAATTAGTTGGCAATTGTTTAATGATCGCTGGGGCGATCGCCCTTGGGGGAATTGGCATTTCACGACAGTTACCACCGGCCACCAGCCAAGGGGTTTGTCGGAATACGAATGATTTAAGCGCCGTTGATGCAACCCGTATTGTTAAGTTCGAGCAATTTGGTATCCAACTGGAAATTCCCCGAAATTTCCGGACGATGCTCCGCAATGATGGCAGCATTTCAATCCTCAGGCCGGGAGATTTTAATTTGATTCGTTGCCTTGCCCAAGGAACCCCCGTGCTAGGGACAGATGCCATTTATCCCCAGACCCTCCGGCGGCAACCCAACCCCCAAAATTTAACCCTCCAAGAGTTTGCCCAGGGGCGCACCGTGGGGCCAAATCCGAAGGTCAGTCGGGCATCAATTAATGGCATTGATGTGGTTTTTGCGGAAATTCAAAGCCAGTTTGATGTGGCCTATGGTTGGTACGAAGCGCCGGATGTGCCGGGGATCGTTGAGGTGCAAAGCGTGAACAAGGCGTCTTTGGTGAATTTATTTGATCAGGCGACGTTATTGGCCCAGACGAGCGAGCCACTCCTATTTGCTAACAACCAGGGGGCGGCCCAAGATCCGCTCATGGTGGCTTTGGCAACGGCAAAAGGCCTTGGTTACACTCCAGAGAGTTTTCGGGTCAGCATCGAACGACAAAACGATACGGTGGAAAACCCCCAACGCTCTACGGTGACGATCACCCAAGAAGGTCTGTTGGATGATTCGGTGCGGGGGCAACGGTTTACGATTTCCCTCAATAAAAATGCCAATGGCACCTGGACGGTCAGCGATCGCCAAGTGACCTGGCGCTGTCAACCGGGTCGGGGTTCCCAGACCTATTCTGCGCAACTCTGTCTCTAGCGTTTTTTTTGGCTGGAATGTTTGACTGAAATTTAAAGTGATTACCCAGGAGCCCTGCCCACCATGCAAAAATTTTACTATTACACCCTCCCCGCCACGGCCTTTGTTTTCAGTGCGATCGCCGCCTATCAGTTTTTTGGGAACCGCACCACCGCCAGTATTCAGCCCTCGCCGCCCCAACCGGGCTTTGGTGCTGTTTTAAAACAAACCCCAACTGAACCTGAGCCGAGTCTTCCTACCCCAGAGCCAGGGATCACTCCACCAATCCCCGTGGCGATCGCCCGCACGGTGACTGGATCGGAAAAAGCCAGTATTTTTCAGCGGGTGGTGGATCAGCAAGCCAGCCTTGGCCTCTGCCTGGACAACGATAATTTGGCTGCGAATCTCGATGATGCGGCGGTGTATCAACAGGGCGAAGATCAATATTTGGTGAGTGTGCTGTGCTTTATGGCGGCCTACCAAGGAGCCTATGAGTTTGTTTATGTTGACGGTGAAACCATCACCCATTCCCGCTTGGCCCTCGCTGGCTTTCCCACCTTTGACCCAGAAACTAGCGTTCTCAGCAATGGCTATAAATTTAACGGCGCAGGAACTTGCCTAGAGGACTCTGAATATTATTGGGATGGCTATAGCCTGCGGCTTGTCTCTGCTAGTTTGATCGATGGCGTCCCCAATGGCTGTGCGGATCTCGGCGTGCGATCGCCCAGTGCAGATTATCTAATTACCGCCGAGGGGGTCGGGCCTGCCCGTCTAGGAATGACTTTTAGAGAGTTCAAAGCCCAACTTCCCGAAGCGGCCACCTTGGAAGCCGTGCCTTTGGGGGTTGATCTGCCCACCGGCTGGCAAGTAAATCTCTATGGCGCAGCCCAGTTTGTGGTGGCCTTTGATGGGGACAGTGGTGACAATCTCCCCGGTGACCAGGACAAAATTATTCGGATTATGGTGGACAATCCCAGCTACCGTACCGCGGCAGGAGTTGGCCCTGGCACTCTCCTATCCGAGGCGATCGCCGCCTATGGCCCTGCAACCCTCAGCTACAGCACAGAAAATGAAAGTCGAGAATTGATTCAATTTGCCGACTCCCCTTTCAACACTGACCAAACATCCTGGCTCTTTTTCCGCTCGAATCAATGGACCCTAAGCGATTACGCAGGTATTTATCCTGATCGCCAAGACAGCTATCAAACGACCACCCAATACGAAGACCATGCCGCCATCGGCTCCATTTGGCTGACCCAATATTGATTGAGGGACTACTCTTGAATTTTTAAGACGGTCACTAAATTCAGGGCCTGAAGCTGGGAATAAATGAGCAGATTGGAGATGAGAGACGTGACAATGACGATCAAAGCCGTCAGCCCATAGATACCGGAATTTAGGGTTAACGGTAGACGATAAAGCTCCGTATTGTAAGCTTGCACCAACAGCCAGAGCAGCAGTACCCCCAGCCCCAAACCCAAGGGAATGGCGATGAATGTGAGCAGAGTTTGTTCCCCTAGGAGGATAAAAGCAATTTCGGTTTGGGTAAATCCCATCACCCTCAGAGTGGCTAACTCGTGGCTTCTTTCGGACAGGGCAAGGCGCGCTGAATTGTAAACCACACTGAAAGTGATAATGCAGGCAAAGAGGACAATAATGCCGGTCATAATCTGGAGGCTTTCGCCGCTAATGGCTTGGAAACTTTCTAACAGAGCTTCCCGAAACGCAATTCCTTCAATGGCTGGTAATTGTTTTAGGGCTTGGTAAAGTTGTTCTTTTACTTGGGAGTCAATGAGAACATAGGCTCCGGAAATGACCTGGCCTTCACCCAGCATTTGATTCAGCGCTGCTAAATTCATGTAGGCCGATAGACCAATCGGTTCATCCACTAAGCCCATCACCCAGGTTTCTGTTTGTTGGCGTTTCCCCTCAAGGACTTCGACTCCGAGGCGATCGCCGGGTTGAATATGAAGGATTTCCCCCAACTTTGTGCCCAAGACCAGACCTGCTGGTGGTAAAGATACAGGTTGCAGTTGACGGTTAACGAGTTGTCGTAATTCCCCTTGGGGTTCGAGGCCGGTAATCGCCAGGCGATATTGATAGTGGCCGTGGCGTAACCGCACTGGCACCGACCGAAAAACCTCTGTCTTGAGAATGCCTGGGAGGTGGCGCAGGTGATAGCGGCTGCGATAGGGCAACAGTTGATTAAACGTTAAGGTCATGTCTTCGCGCTGCACGGTTTGGAATTGGATATCCATTAAAGCCGTCATGGATCCTTGCAGGCCAAACCCCGTTAGTAAAATAGCCACAGCCACGGCAATGCCGAGGATCGATAAGCTAGCACGGAGGGGACGACGTTCGAGATTGCGGAGAATAATCCGTCCGGCCGGCGAAAAAAACTGTTGTAAGCCCAATCTTTCGACTATGGTGGCGCGAAATGTCACGGGTTGTTTGGGTCGCATGCCCTCGGCTGGGGGCAAGAGAATCGCTTCCCGTACCGCCATCAATCCGCCAATACAGGCCGCACCGCCACTAATAAGCAAGGCGGTGATGATAAGCAGGGCACTGGCTTCGTAGCGCAGGAAGGGAAAATGGAAAAAGTCTGCATACAGTTGGGTTAAACCTTGTCCGAGCCAAAGCCCGCAGGACAACCCCAAGACAGCACCACCACTAAAAACCAGCAACATGAATTTGAGGTAATGCCAGCCCACTTGGACATTGGTATAGCCAAAGGCCTTGAGCACGGCAATTTGTCCCCTTTGGATGGCAATCAGACGGGAGATTAAAATATGCAGCAAAAAAGCGGCGATCGCCAAAAAGATTGTCGGTAGGATCGTGGCAGAGACTTCTAAACTCTGAATCTCGTCGCTCACAATCCGGTGAGAAAATTGATCACGGCGACCGTAGGCCCCCAAGCCGCCATAGCC
It encodes the following:
- a CDS encoding aldo/keto reductase, with the translated sequence MKTRQLGQSAVQITPIILGTWQAGKRNWADIDDQEIVAGIRAAVDAGITTIDTAEIYGDGDSERRVAEAIAPQRDQVTLLTKVFANHLHHDQVITACENSLNRLQTDYIDLYQIHWPAGTWNSDLVPIAETMAALNQLKEQGKIRAIGVSNFSLAQLQEAMEHGQIDSIQPPYSLFWRAIEREIQPFCAAQQISILAYSSLAQGLLTGKFGPDHQFAAGDHRSHNRLYADPENYQRVQTALGLLKPIATTKNCTLAQLAIAWLIRQPQTNAIVGARNAQQAIANAQAIDVELTAKDLEAIDHIGRTVTDPLDENPLLWNW
- a CDS encoding sigma 54-interacting transcriptional regulator, with the protein product MTIQERLIWLQERTSLGCLSLETLGAIATALQRQTLPPQQTLSEIDQHPQGLYILISGEVISHNSAAAPETNPLTRGSTINLRPLLLNEASQEAIATVTATEMWFMPRQQWQDLIQNYPEITQAFSQDLAQELAEVAQALQQEQQQQEILRPYLVTKAKRGVVGKSRYAKRLRQQIREAGTHDRSIYIFGEPGLEKDNLAALIHYGSPRRRQPIIKIDCSILQKSGAELFGRTDGKKGLLAWLGKGTLILNKIEELPPELIDKVATLIETQTYTPISRPGDPEPVPQQTAAKLVAIAERQLPAVARHFSETIKVPPLRVRKADLAAQVEYYTSLFCRAKGLDKPTLTPEALRRLQSYDFPNNIRELQNLVERAIVQSDQGSMLTEEIFWSAQGKQKRFRLNLLNAYPAFRRFLRSPWWPDRINYGFTAIAFPLIIAVLFLAPQTRDQNFALNFFWAWWWPLVLLAFPFVGRLWCAVCPFMIYGEITQKITTELLKRDLKPWPRQQAEKWGGWFLFGLFALIFLWEELWDLQNTAYLSAWLLIIITAGAMICSAIFERRFWCRYLCPIGGMNGLFAKLSMTELRAQQGTCSAECSTYQCYKGGPQKGEGLETAGCPLYSHPAQLEDNRDCVLCMTCLKACPHRSVAVNLRPPAIELWTTHRPRTYEVALLLLLLGGIFLHRLPEINQILGLNLDLSQFWPHLGLAIAALGVPAGVVLLTGAVVQFLNSPPKAKPFLQLAYGYLPLVLGGSLAHYLRLGLGEAGQILPVTMATFGLQGSTLPIVVAHPAVIAFLQGSTLVFGTLCTFVLTKKMSKQSWRSLLPQYLTSLGLAWAMAQIIVGL
- a CDS encoding chlorophyll a/b-binding protein encodes the protein MATGYTSNEFGQLNSFAIEPEVYVDTEHTAGWTAYAEKLNGRLAMIGFVALIATELIGGDTLINLLFQL
- the pgr5 gene encoding cyclic electron transport protein PGR5, with translation MFGSLVILIRKVMGTARFNKTRGKVIGLHCKTITNFCNTVGLDAKTRQNLIRLAKSNGHRLGFMA
- a CDS encoding DUF1176 domain-containing protein: MQKFYYYTLPATAFVFSAIAAYQFFGNRTTASIQPSPPQPGFGAVLKQTPTEPEPSLPTPEPGITPPIPVAIARTVTGSEKASIFQRVVDQQASLGLCLDNDNLAANLDDAAVYQQGEDQYLVSVLCFMAAYQGAYEFVYVDGETITHSRLALAGFPTFDPETSVLSNGYKFNGAGTCLEDSEYYWDGYSLRLVSASLIDGVPNGCADLGVRSPSADYLITAEGVGPARLGMTFREFKAQLPEAATLEAVPLGVDLPTGWQVNLYGAAQFVVAFDGDSGDNLPGDQDKIIRIMVDNPSYRTAAGVGPGTLLSEAIAAYGPATLSYSTENESRELIQFADSPFNTDQTSWLFFRSNQWTLSDYAGIYPDRQDSYQTTTQYEDHAAIGSIWLTQY
- a CDS encoding ABC transporter permease; amino-acid sequence: MVAPLDRKLWRDLQAQWGQLLAIALVVACGIACFVMMLSAYHSLVLTQTAYYERYRFGEVFAELKRAPQSLQSQIAAINAVQEVQTRIVADVTLNVPGLLEPATARLISLPPRREGMLNGLFLRSPGTFPDPQQPEEVLISEAFAIANQIQVGDRLGAILNGRWQNLRVTGIALSPEYIYAVSGGNIYPDDKRFGILWANETALSHAFGLDGAFNSVVLTLTPGANERAVITQLDHLLEGYGGLGAYGRRDQFSHRIVSDEIQSLEVSATILPTIFLAIAAFLLHILISRLIAIQRGQIAVLKAFGYTNVQVGWHYLKFMLLVFSGGAVLGLSCGLWLGQGLTQLYADFFHFPFLRYEASALLIITALLISGGAACIGGLMAVREAILLPPAEGMRPKQPVTFRATIVERLGLQQFFSPAGRIILRNLERRPLRASLSILGIAVAVAILLTGFGLQGSMTALMDIQFQTVQREDMTLTFNQLLPYRSRYHLRHLPGILKTEVFRSVPVRLRHGHYQYRLAITGLEPQGELRQLVNRQLQPVSLPPAGLVLGTKLGEILHIQPGDRLGVEVLEGKRQQTETWVMGLVDEPIGLSAYMNLAALNQMLGEGQVISGAYVLIDSQVKEQLYQALKQLPAIEGIAFREALLESFQAISGESLQIMTGIIVLFACIITFSVVYNSARLALSERSHELATLRVMGFTQTEIAFILLGEQTLLTFIAIPLGLGLGVLLLWLLVQAYNTELYRLPLTLNSGIYGLTALIVIVTSLISNLLIYSQLQALNLVTVLKIQE